The following are encoded together in the Heterodontus francisci isolate sHetFra1 unplaced genomic scaffold, sHetFra1.hap1 HAP1_SCAFFOLD_43, whole genome shotgun sequence genome:
- the LOC137365007 gene encoding histone H2B 1/2-like yields MVEEKKKAAAKKGAKKTVSKQSAKGGKKRRKSRKESYSIYIYKVMKQVHPNTGISSKAMSIMNSFVNDIFERIAGEASRLAHYNKRSTISSREIQTAVRLLLPGELAKHAVSEGTKAVTKYTSSK; encoded by the coding sequence atggttgaggagaagaagaaagcagctgctaagaagggcgccaagaaaactgtgagtaaacagtCAGCAAAGggtggcaagaagcggagaaagtcgaggaaggagagttactccatctacatctacaaagtgatgaagcaggttcaccccaacaccggcatctcctccaaggccatgagcatcatgaactcgtttgtgaatgatattttcgagcgcatcgcgggtgaggcttcccgcctggcccattacaacaagcgcagcaccatcagctcccgggagatccagaccgccgtgcgcctgctgctgcccggggagctggccaagcacgccgtgtcggaagggacaaaggcggtgaccaagtacaccagctccaagtaa